Proteins from a single region of Haloplanus sp. GDY1:
- the tmcA gene encoding tRNA(Met) cytidine acetyltransferase TmcA: MDLAGVVAALRAEAERANERRLLTLAGDRDRGLDAAAEAVAAFDDPDATVVTGREGVGWAERIDPAHASRLLGTTRDVVVLDAHAAFSANALGRVVGAVDGGGLLVLVTPALDDWPAARTDADERLAVPPFTVAEVTGHFRRRLVDTLRSHPGVAVVDVDAEVIERDGLTDAGPARPRAPVTAPDDAAFPRAAYEACLTADQADALAALERLRERGVAVVVEADRGRGKSAAAGLAAGCLAADGRDVLVTAPAYRNAAEVFERARALLDRLGTLADADGEAHVLSAAGGGRVRFLDPGAAAALPDAPDAVVVDEAAALPVRRLEAFLDAPATAFVTTVHGYEGTGRGFDVRFRDRLAESDREVVDARLDDPIRYAAGDPVEVWAFRALLLDARPAVDQLLAGATPADATYRTLDAETLLADEHLLREAFGLLVLAHYRTEPDDLARLLDAPNLTARALLVDGHVAAVALLAREGGLPADLREEMYEGARVRGNMLPDVLTSQLRDREAGEPVGHRVLRIATHHALRSEGFGSRLLSACHEEFDDDVDWFGVGYGATPRLVRFWERNGYRTVHCSTTRNATSGEYSAVMLRPTSPAGEALHDRHARRFRRRMRDGLSDALRDLDPDVARATLRATDGAFAPSLSDHEWRVVAAAAFGPGLYDAAPGAFRDLALAHLTAPTADLSARAERLLVRKPLQAHGWERVAADLDYVSTRQCMRALGEAYRPLVEAYGTEAAAEERRRYE, encoded by the coding sequence ATGGACCTCGCCGGCGTCGTCGCGGCCCTGCGGGCCGAAGCCGAGCGCGCGAACGAGCGTCGCCTGCTGACACTCGCCGGCGACCGGGACCGAGGGCTCGACGCCGCCGCCGAGGCCGTCGCGGCGTTCGACGACCCCGACGCGACGGTCGTCACGGGCAGGGAAGGGGTCGGCTGGGCCGAACGGATCGATCCGGCCCACGCGTCCCGACTCCTCGGCACCACGCGCGACGTCGTCGTCCTCGACGCCCACGCGGCGTTCTCGGCGAACGCCCTCGGGCGGGTCGTCGGCGCCGTCGACGGCGGCGGCCTCCTCGTCCTCGTGACGCCGGCCCTCGACGACTGGCCCGCGGCGCGAACCGACGCCGACGAGCGCCTCGCCGTCCCCCCCTTCACCGTCGCGGAGGTGACCGGGCACTTCCGGCGGCGGCTGGTCGACACCCTGCGCTCCCACCCGGGGGTCGCCGTCGTCGACGTGGACGCCGAAGTGATCGAGCGCGACGGCCTGACCGACGCCGGGCCCGCGCGGCCACGGGCGCCGGTGACGGCCCCCGACGACGCCGCCTTCCCGCGAGCGGCCTACGAGGCCTGTCTCACGGCCGATCAGGCCGACGCCCTGGCCGCGCTGGAGCGCCTCCGGGAGCGCGGCGTCGCCGTCGTCGTCGAGGCCGACCGGGGACGCGGGAAGTCCGCGGCCGCCGGCCTCGCCGCCGGCTGTCTCGCCGCCGACGGCCGTGACGTCCTCGTGACCGCGCCCGCCTACCGCAACGCCGCGGAGGTGTTCGAGCGGGCGCGGGCGCTGCTCGACCGACTGGGAACCCTCGCCGACGCGGACGGCGAGGCGCACGTCCTGTCGGCGGCCGGCGGCGGCAGGGTCCGCTTTCTCGACCCCGGGGCGGCGGCCGCCCTGCCGGACGCCCCCGACGCCGTCGTCGTCGACGAGGCGGCCGCCCTGCCCGTCCGCCGCCTCGAAGCCTTCCTCGACGCGCCGGCGACGGCCTTCGTCACGACGGTCCACGGCTACGAGGGGACCGGCCGCGGGTTCGACGTGCGGTTCCGTGACCGCCTCGCGGAGAGCGACCGGGAGGTGGTCGACGCCCGCCTCGACGACCCGATTCGGTACGCCGCCGGCGACCCGGTGGAGGTGTGGGCGTTCCGCGCCCTCCTGCTGGACGCCCGCCCCGCCGTCGACCAGCTTCTCGCGGGCGCGACGCCCGCCGACGCCACCTACCGGACGCTCGACGCCGAGACGCTGCTCGCCGACGAACACCTCCTGCGGGAGGCGTTCGGCCTCCTCGTCCTCGCACACTACCGGACGGAGCCGGACGACCTGGCGCGCCTGCTCGACGCACCCAACCTCACCGCCCGGGCGCTGCTCGTCGACGGCCACGTCGCCGCCGTCGCCCTCCTGGCCCGGGAGGGGGGACTCCCCGCCGACCTCCGCGAGGAGATGTACGAGGGGGCGCGGGTCCGGGGGAACATGCTCCCGGACGTGCTGACGAGTCAGTTGCGCGACCGCGAGGCGGGCGAGCCCGTCGGCCACCGCGTGTTGCGCATCGCCACCCACCACGCGCTCCGCTCGGAGGGGTTCGGCTCGCGGCTCCTGTCGGCCTGCCACGAGGAGTTCGACGACGACGTGGACTGGTTCGGCGTCGGCTACGGCGCGACGCCGCGGCTCGTGCGGTTCTGGGAGCGAAACGGCTACCGCACGGTCCACTGCTCGACGACCCGCAACGCGACCAGCGGCGAGTACTCGGCGGTGATGCTCCGGCCGACGAGCCCGGCCGGCGAGGCGCTCCACGACCGCCACGCCCGGCGGTTCCGCCGCCGGATGCGTGACGGCCTCTCCGACGCCCTCCGCGACCTCGACCCCGACGTCGCGCGGGCGACGCTGCGCGCGACCGACGGCGCGTTCGCGCCGTCGCTCTCCGATCACGAGTGGCGGGTCGTCGCCGCCGCGGCCTTCGGACCGGGACTGTACGACGCCGCCCCCGGCGCGTTCCGGGACCTGGCGCTCGCCCACCTGACGGCCCCGACGGCCGACCTCTCGGCCCGGGCCGAGCGGCTGCTGGTGCGCAAACCGCTGCAGGCACACGGGTGGGAGCGAGTCGCGGCCGACCTCGACTACGTCTCGACCCGGCAGTGCATGCGGGCGCTCGGCGAGGCCTACCGGCCGCTGGTCGAGGCGTACGGGACCGAGGCCGCGGCCGAGGAACGCCGCCGGTACGAGTGA
- a CDS encoding pyridoxal-phosphate-dependent aminotransferase family protein produces the protein MRSPPETSELDTPSRILMGPGPSMIHPRVLRAMSTQALGYMDPSFLEVMDDIQELLRYTFQTDNEWTLATSGTGTAAMETAIGNLVEPGDTMLVPTNGYFGDRMGKIARRAGGDVVTVDAPWGEPLQPADVADAFDEHQPDVFGFVHAETSTGVRQPDVPDLTDIAHDHDAVVVADCVTSLSGVELRVDDWGIDAAYGSPQKCLSCTPGATPLTIGERAREKILNRDDDTGSWYLDLDLVMEYWGEERNYHHTAPTTNFYGLREALRIVAEEGLENRWERHREVAGELREGLQNLGLTPAAEEEYWLPSLNTVEVPDGVDDDAVIEYLMAEYDVDIASGLGALEGEVWRIGCMGYSARRQNVACLLTAMEEALDAQNFDVDEPTIEA, from the coding sequence ATGAGGAGTCCACCCGAGACGAGTGAACTCGACACTCCCTCACGAATCCTGATGGGTCCCGGTCCGAGCATGATCCACCCGCGCGTCCTGCGCGCGATGTCGACGCAGGCGCTCGGATACATGGACCCGTCGTTCCTGGAGGTGATGGACGACATCCAGGAACTGCTGCGCTACACGTTCCAGACGGACAACGAGTGGACGCTCGCCACCAGTGGGACGGGCACCGCGGCGATGGAGACGGCCATCGGCAACCTCGTCGAACCGGGCGACACGATGCTGGTTCCGACCAACGGCTACTTCGGCGACCGGATGGGCAAGATCGCGCGCCGCGCGGGCGGCGACGTGGTGACCGTCGACGCGCCGTGGGGCGAACCGCTCCAGCCGGCGGACGTCGCCGACGCCTTCGACGAGCACCAGCCCGACGTGTTCGGGTTCGTCCACGCCGAGACCAGCACCGGCGTCCGCCAGCCGGACGTGCCGGACCTCACCGACATCGCCCACGACCACGACGCCGTCGTCGTCGCGGACTGTGTCACCTCGCTCTCGGGCGTCGAACTCCGCGTCGACGACTGGGGCATCGACGCCGCCTACGGCAGCCCCCAGAAGTGCCTCTCCTGTACCCCCGGCGCGACGCCGCTCACGATCGGCGAGCGCGCCCGCGAGAAGATACTGAACCGCGACGACGACACCGGCTCCTGGTATCTCGACCTCGACCTCGTCATGGAGTACTGGGGCGAGGAGCGCAACTACCACCACACCGCCCCGACGACGAACTTCTACGGCCTCCGCGAGGCCCTGCGGATCGTCGCCGAGGAGGGTCTGGAGAACCGCTGGGAGCGCCACCGCGAGGTGGCGGGCGAACTCCGTGAGGGCCTCCAGAACCTCGGTCTCACGCCCGCCGCCGAGGAGGAGTACTGGCTCCCTAGCCTGAACACGGTCGAGGTGCCCGACGGCGTCGACGACGACGCCGTCATCGAGTACCTGATGGCGGAGTACGACGTCGACATCGCGAGCGGCCTCGGCGCGCTGGAGGGTGAGGTCTGGCGCATCGGCTGCATGGGCTACTCCGCCCGCCGGCAGAACGTCGCCTGCCTCCTGACCGCGATGGAGGAGGCCCTCGACGCCCAGAACTTCGACGTGGACGAGCCCACGATCGAGGCGTAG
- a CDS encoding GTP cyclohydrolase IIa, whose translation MTNTQLTLVQIDNYGPWTVTPEPRREMDLQTLQSRLFADIAQFVGHRGGYAFFTRFDNMVAVTNGLGADAHRLLQESTGNRYPVTLSLGVGVDANPAVALEAATEGLQRAGSAQDGDRREVLAGDPITDGSDDVSIAHFDVNDATEKYTDRLNEFDSFIEIEQGYATLMRYLREEHGGLSFFVGGDNIIAVTPEMGRDAYRDAIDHVEESVGVELKVGVGRGATAHEAGMAAKHALEECRHRGTAVELDDVAAGVEGE comes from the coding sequence GTGACGAACACGCAGCTGACGCTCGTTCAGATCGACAACTACGGGCCGTGGACGGTGACGCCGGAACCGCGCCGGGAGATGGACCTCCAGACGCTCCAGTCGCGTCTCTTCGCCGACATCGCACAGTTCGTCGGCCACCGGGGCGGCTACGCCTTCTTCACCCGTTTCGACAACATGGTCGCGGTGACGAACGGGCTGGGCGCCGACGCCCACCGACTCCTCCAGGAGTCGACGGGCAACCGCTACCCGGTCACCCTGAGCCTCGGCGTCGGCGTCGACGCGAACCCGGCGGTCGCACTGGAGGCGGCGACCGAGGGCCTCCAGCGCGCCGGCAGCGCACAGGACGGCGACCGCCGGGAGGTGCTCGCCGGGGACCCGATCACCGACGGGAGCGACGACGTCTCCATCGCTCACTTCGACGTGAACGACGCGACCGAGAAGTACACCGACCGACTCAACGAGTTCGACTCCTTCATCGAAATCGAGCAGGGGTACGCGACGCTGATGCGCTACCTCCGGGAGGAACACGGCGGCCTCTCCTTTTTCGTCGGCGGCGACAACATCATCGCCGTCACCCCCGAGATGGGGAGGGACGCCTACCGCGACGCCATCGACCACGTGGAGGAGTCGGTGGGCGTCGAACTCAAGGTCGGGGTCGGCCGCGGCGCGACCGCTCACGAGGCGGGCATGGCCGCGAAACACGCGTTAGAGGAGTGCCGTCACCGCGGGACCGCGGTGGAACTCGACGACGTGGCGGCGGGCGTCGAAGGGGAGTAG
- a CDS encoding HAD-IIA family hydrolase — protein MTYRGVVLDVDGTVVRGDDPIPGAAEGLDRLAAAGCRRLFVSNNPTKRPPAYADRLRRAGFEVDPAEIVTAGTVATTYLADNHAEDDLFVVGEPALVDQLTDAGLTVVTDETRADAVVLSIDRSFDYDRLCAALRACAGGATLVGTDPDMVIPAAEGDVPGSGAIINAVAGVVGRDPDIVLGKPSDPALRIVRDRLGVPPAACLVVGDRLDTDVALGDRAGMTTALVRTGVTDDDDLARSDVTPDYVLDSLADLDRLL, from the coding sequence ATGACCTACCGCGGAGTCGTCCTCGACGTGGACGGGACGGTGGTGCGCGGCGACGACCCGATCCCCGGCGCGGCCGAGGGACTCGACCGGCTGGCGGCGGCCGGCTGTCGGCGGCTGTTCGTCTCGAACAACCCGACCAAACGGCCGCCGGCCTACGCCGACCGGCTCCGACGGGCCGGCTTCGAGGTCGACCCCGCGGAGATCGTCACCGCCGGGACGGTCGCCACGACCTACCTCGCCGACAACCACGCCGAGGACGACCTCTTCGTCGTCGGCGAACCGGCGCTCGTCGACCAGCTGACCGACGCGGGGCTGACCGTCGTCACCGACGAAACCCGGGCCGACGCCGTCGTCCTCTCGATCGACCGGTCGTTCGACTACGACCGCCTCTGTGCGGCGCTGCGGGCGTGCGCGGGCGGCGCCACGCTCGTCGGCACCGACCCCGACATGGTGATCCCCGCGGCCGAGGGCGACGTCCCCGGATCGGGGGCGATCATCAACGCCGTCGCCGGCGTCGTCGGCCGTGATCCCGATATCGTCCTCGGGAAGCCCTCCGACCCCGCGCTCCGGATCGTCCGCGACCGCCTCGGCGTCCCGCCCGCGGCGTGTCTGGTCGTCGGCGACCGCCTCGACACCGACGTCGCGCTCGGGGACCGCGCCGGAATGACGACGGCGCTCGTCCGCACCGGCGTCACCGACGACGACGACCTGGCCCGGAGCGACGTGACGCCCGATTACGTCCTCGACTCGCTGGCCGACCTCGACCGGCTCCTCTAG
- a CDS encoding 4Fe-4S dicluster domain-containing protein, with product MAIDPNFERTREQVDEEDGVAVWGPVEPPEKLGIHGTHVAVDFDICLADGACLEDCPVDVFEWVDTPGHPESELKAHPTHEDQCIDCMLCVDVCPVDAIDVDASRENRV from the coding sequence ATGGCCATCGACCCGAACTTCGAGCGAACCCGCGAGCAGGTGGACGAGGAGGACGGCGTCGCCGTCTGGGGACCCGTCGAACCGCCCGAGAAACTCGGCATCCACGGCACGCACGTCGCCGTCGACTTCGACATCTGTCTCGCCGACGGCGCCTGTCTGGAGGACTGTCCCGTCGACGTCTTCGAGTGGGTGGACACGCCCGGCCATCCCGAGAGCGAACTCAAGGCTCACCCGACCCACGAGGACCAGTGCATCGACTGCATGCTCTGTGTCGACGTCTGTCCGGTCGACGCCATCGACGTGGACGCGAGCCGCGAGAACCGCGTCTGA
- a CDS encoding APC family permease produces the protein MSSHGERAPESDLGLLDATMIGMGAMIGAGIFVLTGLAAEIAGPAAILVFVLNGVVTAFTGLSYAELASSIPKSGGGYAFVREVFDDLSSFLMGWMLWFAYMIAGGLYALGFAPNFLELLHVYDVAPAPDAVGAVSLPVVDAGIPAAVLLASLAVFLLVGLNALSTAASGSVETVFTLIKVGILVVFVAFGATSPMFSSAEFQPLFPGEAGPLSVLPAMGLTFIAFEGYDLITTVTEEVKNPRENIPKAIFASLAVTVVVYLAVVGVAVGTLGADGLAAAGEAGIAQAATEFMPTGLPVIRNGGAIIVFGAVFSTLTALNAVVIASSRVAFSMGREEQLLPSFGQLHHRYGTPFVAILASGVVMLGSVVLPTQSAGNMSSLFFLLSFIVVNASVIKLRRERPDMNRPYELPYYPVPPILGILLNLLLTGVLVRYLLRTDTLALLLSVGWIALGAVAYAVHNRLRASEATDGDGRTTPGDD, from the coding sequence GTGAGCAGCCACGGCGAGCGCGCCCCGGAGTCCGACCTCGGGCTCCTGGACGCGACGATGATCGGCATGGGGGCGATGATCGGGGCGGGGATCTTCGTCCTGACGGGGCTGGCGGCCGAGATCGCCGGCCCCGCGGCGATCCTGGTGTTCGTCCTCAACGGCGTCGTGACGGCGTTCACCGGGCTCTCCTACGCGGAACTCGCGTCCTCGATTCCGAAGAGCGGCGGCGGCTACGCCTTCGTCAGGGAGGTGTTCGACGACCTGTCGTCCTTCCTGATGGGGTGGATGCTCTGGTTCGCCTACATGATCGCCGGCGGGCTGTACGCGCTGGGGTTCGCGCCGAACTTCCTCGAACTCCTGCACGTCTACGACGTGGCGCCGGCGCCGGACGCCGTCGGCGCCGTTTCCCTCCCCGTCGTCGACGCCGGGATTCCGGCGGCGGTCCTGCTGGCCTCGCTCGCGGTGTTTCTCCTGGTCGGCCTGAACGCGCTGTCGACGGCCGCGAGCGGGAGCGTCGAGACGGTGTTCACGCTGATCAAGGTGGGCATCCTCGTCGTCTTCGTCGCCTTCGGGGCCACCTCGCCGATGTTCTCGTCGGCGGAGTTCCAGCCGCTGTTCCCGGGCGAGGCCGGCCCCCTCAGCGTCCTCCCCGCGATGGGGCTGACGTTCATCGCCTTCGAGGGGTACGACCTCATCACGACGGTGACCGAGGAGGTGAAAAACCCCCGCGAGAACATCCCGAAGGCCATCTTCGCGAGTCTGGCGGTGACGGTGGTCGTCTACCTCGCGGTGGTGGGCGTCGCCGTCGGCACCCTCGGGGCCGACGGGTTGGCGGCGGCGGGCGAAGCCGGTATCGCCCAGGCAGCGACGGAGTTCATGCCGACGGGGCTGCCGGTGATCCGGAACGGCGGGGCGATCATCGTCTTCGGCGCCGTCTTCTCGACGCTGACGGCGCTGAACGCCGTCGTCATCGCCTCCTCGCGCGTGGCGTTCTCGATGGGGCGGGAGGAACAGCTCCTCCCCTCGTTCGGACAGCTTCATCACCGGTACGGGACGCCCTTCGTCGCCATCCTCGCGAGCGGGGTGGTGATGCTCGGCTCGGTCGTGTTGCCGACCCAGAGCGCCGGCAACATGTCCAGCCTGTTTTTCCTGCTCTCCTTCATCGTCGTCAACGCCTCGGTGATCAAGCTCCGGCGGGAGCGACCGGACATGAACCGGCCGTACGAACTGCCGTACTACCCCGTCCCGCCGATCCTCGGCATCCTGCTCAACCTGCTGTTGACGGGCGTGCTGGTCCGGTATCTGCTCCGGACCGACACGCTCGCGCTCCTTCTCAGCGTCGGCTGGATCGCCCTCGGCGCCGTCGCGTACGCCGTCCACAACAGGCTGCGGGCGAGCGAGGCGACCGACGGCGACGGACGAACCACACCGGGAGACGACTAA
- a CDS encoding potassium channel family protein, which produces MPSHLTIIIAGGGRVGYQAAVTLDDRGHDLTVIERDPDRCDAIADEYVATVIRGDASNPDILGQAGVESADVIAGLTGEPGLNLAVCMEAAELAPGIRTVARIDSTERAGYRRFVDETVFPEDAGARVAVNEIEGSDVRSLADVTGDLDIVEIRVEEGAPAANKELRETRFPAGTLVISDDDGDRVARPDTTLTPGKRYVIAVESDVADEVMNLLRG; this is translated from the coding sequence ATGCCCAGTCACCTCACCATCATCATCGCGGGCGGCGGACGTGTCGGCTACCAGGCAGCGGTCACCCTCGACGATCGGGGGCACGACCTCACGGTGATCGAGCGGGATCCGGACCGGTGCGACGCCATCGCCGACGAGTACGTGGCGACGGTCATCCGCGGCGACGCCTCCAACCCCGACATCCTCGGCCAGGCGGGCGTGGAGTCGGCGGACGTGATCGCCGGACTGACGGGCGAACCGGGGCTGAACCTGGCGGTCTGCATGGAGGCCGCGGAACTGGCGCCCGGGATCCGAACCGTCGCGCGAATCGACAGCACGGAGCGGGCGGGCTACCGTCGCTTCGTCGACGAGACGGTGTTCCCGGAGGACGCCGGCGCGCGCGTCGCCGTCAACGAGATCGAGGGGAGCGACGTGCGCTCGCTCGCCGACGTGACCGGCGACCTCGACATCGTGGAGATCCGGGTCGAGGAGGGCGCGCCGGCCGCGAACAAGGAACTCCGCGAGACCCGGTTCCCGGCGGGCACGCTCGTCATCTCGGACGACGACGGTGACCGAGTCGCCCGGCCGGACACGACGCTCACGCCCGGCAAGCGCTACGTCATCGCGGTCGAGTCGGACGTGGCCGACGAGGTGATGAACCTGCTTCGCGGCTAG
- a CDS encoding GNAT family N-acetyltransferase: protein MELTEKLNFDHEDRRDIYDYIEAHGEVRADGARRALNLDPEAFGHHVTILRRDGYIRRDGNKLRVAYQEEDVEEHDAEDLTYTIRAAQQRDLSGLIGVIRAVAEEGTYIEAETVADLLDHEEVILRHNEVRSRMVFVACVDDEVVGWVHLDLPETEKLAHTAVLTVGLLPTYRGHGIGTALLERGFRWACDHDFEKLYNSVPATNEAAIDFLEAHGWETEAVREDHYRIDDEYVDEVMMARFLDCA, encoded by the coding sequence ATGGAACTGACCGAGAAACTGAACTTCGATCACGAGGACCGCCGGGACATCTACGACTACATCGAAGCCCACGGGGAGGTGCGGGCGGACGGGGCCCGCCGGGCGTTGAACCTCGACCCCGAGGCCTTCGGTCACCACGTCACCATCCTCCGGCGCGACGGCTACATCAGGCGTGACGGCAACAAACTGCGGGTGGCCTACCAGGAGGAGGACGTGGAGGAACACGACGCCGAGGACCTCACCTACACGATCAGGGCGGCCCAGCAGCGGGACCTCTCCGGTCTGATCGGCGTCATCCGCGCCGTGGCGGAGGAGGGGACCTACATCGAGGCGGAGACGGTGGCGGACCTGCTGGATCACGAGGAGGTGATCCTCCGGCACAACGAGGTGCGGTCGCGGATGGTGTTCGTCGCCTGCGTCGACGACGAGGTGGTCGGCTGGGTCCACCTGGACCTCCCCGAGACGGAGAAACTGGCCCACACCGCGGTGTTGACGGTCGGTCTCCTGCCCACCTACCGCGGGCACGGCATCGGCACCGCGCTCCTGGAGCGCGGGTTCCGCTGGGCCTGCGACCACGACTTCGAGAAACTGTACAACAGCGTCCCCGCGACCAACGAGGCGGCCATCGACTTCCTCGAGGCCCACGGCTGGGAGACCGAGGCGGTGCGCGAGGACCACTACCGCATCGACGACGAGTACGTCGACGAGGTGATGATGGCCCGGTTCCTCGACTGCGCGTAG
- a CDS encoding OsmC family protein, which produces MSDIETITVSEEGFACVNQVGDFEFTVDATDESGPNPNAALVATYASCFLPAFRVGGQQRGHDDLGKIQIDADADLDEEEDLESISFAVHVAADLSEDELDEIVGRAEDICHVHSALREELEADVDAYGDAF; this is translated from the coding sequence ATGAGCGACATCGAGACGATCACCGTCAGCGAGGAAGGCTTCGCCTGCGTCAATCAGGTCGGCGACTTCGAGTTCACCGTCGACGCCACCGACGAGTCCGGTCCGAACCCGAACGCGGCGCTGGTGGCGACGTACGCCTCCTGTTTCCTGCCCGCGTTCCGCGTCGGCGGCCAGCAGCGCGGCCACGACGACCTGGGCAAGATCCAGATCGACGCCGACGCCGACCTGGACGAGGAGGAGGACCTGGAGTCGATCAGCTTCGCGGTTCACGTCGCCGCCGACCTCTCCGAGGACGAGTTGGACGAAATCGTCGGGCGCGCCGAGGACATCTGTCACGTTCACTCGGCGCTCCGCGAGGAACTCGAAGCCGACGTCGACGCGTACGGCGACGCCTTCTGA
- a CDS encoding aldehyde ferredoxin oxidoreductase C-terminal domain-containing protein, with protein sequence MLTMEGPLLTVDVGSRRVETEGVDDVLDAYIGGRGVATRLAHDRIPFDADPLGPENRVYFTTGPMQASSMSFTGRTSATAVSPLTDGLLSTNAGGFVSRNLLGTGNAVIELVGASDVPLIVHVREDGVEFEEVPDLAGAEVPAVTEYVEAEHDLGAEHVACIGPAGENEVRFACIMTSETRAFGRGGLGAVLGSKNVKALTFDGDAVPDVDVDAEAATIHREAATSDHIMKRQGTASVTDLANEIGSFPTRYFEDVRYEAFEKINGDRVEEKKYKKGTCSQCAFACKLPTRDEASGVETEGPEFETIMAFGGNCEVDDVVSIMQSNDLCDRLGMDTISCGNAVAAYLKANDAFGDDELIHETVERIAHREGDGDLLAEGIHRFHDELGVEDWTVKGMTFSAHDGRTLNGQGLAFATANRGADHMYATFYAYEYPLVDASEAFEPAGLSAAKAEKLVELENKRALEDCGVVCRFSRGMMTDERFEKLFGADFETLLDVGGRVVELERHFNNRRGFDRADDDLPYDLPDFEAALDAYYDARG encoded by the coding sequence ATGCTCACCATGGAGGGTCCGCTCCTCACGGTCGACGTGGGATCGCGGCGGGTCGAGACCGAGGGCGTCGACGACGTCCTCGACGCCTACATCGGCGGCCGGGGCGTCGCCACCCGCCTCGCCCACGACCGGATCCCGTTCGACGCCGACCCGCTGGGACCGGAGAACCGCGTCTACTTCACGACCGGCCCGATGCAGGCGTCGTCGATGAGCTTCACCGGCCGCACGTCGGCGACGGCCGTCTCCCCGCTGACGGACGGCCTGCTCTCGACCAACGCCGGCGGGTTCGTCTCCCGGAACCTGCTCGGCACCGGCAACGCCGTGATCGAACTCGTCGGGGCGAGCGACGTGCCCCTGATCGTCCACGTCCGCGAGGACGGCGTCGAGTTCGAGGAGGTGCCCGACCTCGCCGGCGCGGAGGTGCCCGCCGTCACGGAGTACGTCGAGGCGGAACACGACCTGGGCGCCGAACACGTCGCCTGCATCGGCCCGGCCGGGGAGAACGAGGTCCGCTTCGCCTGCATCATGACCAGCGAGACGCGGGCGTTCGGCCGCGGCGGACTGGGCGCCGTCCTCGGGTCGAAGAACGTGAAGGCGCTCACCTTCGACGGCGACGCCGTCCCCGACGTGGACGTCGACGCCGAGGCGGCCACCATCCACCGCGAGGCGGCCACCAGCGACCACATCATGAAACGGCAGGGGACCGCGAGCGTCACGGACCTCGCCAACGAGATCGGCTCCTTCCCCACCCGCTACTTCGAGGACGTCCGCTACGAGGCGTTCGAGAAGATCAACGGCGACCGGGTGGAGGAGAAAAAGTACAAGAAGGGGACCTGCTCGCAGTGTGCCTTCGCCTGCAAACTGCCGACGCGGGACGAGGCATCGGGCGTCGAGACGGAGGGGCCGGAGTTCGAGACGATCATGGCCTTCGGCGGCAACTGCGAGGTGGACGACGTCGTCTCGATCATGCAGTCGAACGACCTCTGTGACCGCCTGGGGATGGACACCATCTCCTGTGGCAACGCCGTGGCGGCGTACCTGAAGGCGAACGACGCCTTCGGCGACGACGAGTTGATCCACGAGACGGTGGAGCGAATCGCCCACCGGGAGGGCGACGGCGACCTGCTCGCCGAAGGCATCCATCGCTTCCACGACGAACTCGGCGTCGAGGACTGGACGGTCAAGGGGATGACCTTCTCCGCGCACGACGGCCGCACCCTCAACGGGCAGGGCCTCGCCTTCGCCACCGCGAACCGCGGCGCCGACCACATGTACGCGACGTTCTACGCCTACGAGTACCCCCTCGTCGACGCCTCGGAGGCGTTCGAACCGGCGGGGCTCTCGGCGGCCAAGGCGGAGAAGCTCGTCGAACTGGAGAACAAGCGTGCGCTGGAGGACTGCGGCGTCGTCTGCCGGTTCTCGCGGGGCATGATGACCGACGAGCGGTTCGAGAAACTGTTCGGCGCCGACTTCGAAACCCTGCTCGACGTGGGCGGGCGCGTCGTCGAACTCGAACGCCACTTCAACAACCGGCGCGGGTTCGACCGCGCCGACGACGACCTGCCCTACGACCTGCCGGACTTCGAGGCGGCGCTCGACGCCTACTACGACGCCCGCGGGTAG